From the genome of Dryobates pubescens isolate bDryPub1 chromosome 9, bDryPub1.pri, whole genome shotgun sequence, one region includes:
- the MC2R gene encoding adrenocorticotropic hormone receptor has protein sequence MTTERPFNLIKHPGQTNIPSLENLSDFSLNITDCIQVVVPEEVFFTVAAAGILENLLVLIAVVRNKNLHLPMYFFICSLAISDMLGSLYKTLENIFIILCKMGYLTRRGNFEKKLDDAMDSMFILSLLGSIFSLLAIAADRYITIFYALRYHNIMTLRRALVILAIIWTFCAGSSIAIALFSYEVATVIPFTILFPLMMFFILCLYVHMFLLARSHAKKIASLPTSTVHQRTNMKGAITLTIFLGVFLCCWAPFVLHILLARFCPHNPYCACYMSIFHVNGTLIMCNAIIDPMIFAFRSPELWNTFKKMFCCARSNWNW, from the coding sequence ATGACCACTGAGAGACCTTTCAACCTAATCAAACACCCAGGGCAGACAAACATTCCTTCCCTTGAAAACCTAAGTGATTTCTCCTTAAATATCACTGACTGCATCCAGGTTGTGGTGCCAGAAGAAGTATTTTtcactgttgctgctgctggaatacTGGAAAATCTGCTCGTCCTTATTGCTGTTGTTAGGAATAAGAACTTGCACTTGCCCATGTACTTCTTCATTTGCAGTCTGGCTATTTCAGACATGTTAGGCAGCTTATACAAAACTCTGGAGAACATCTTTATCATCTTGTGTAAAATGGGGTACTTGACACGTCGTGGGAACTTTGAGAAAAAGCTGGATGATGCCATGGATTCTATGTTCATTCTGTCTTTACTGGGGTCGATTTTCAGCTTGTTAGCCATTGCAGCAGACAGATACATCACCATCTTCTATGCTTTGCGATACCACAATATCATGACGTTAAGAAGGGCCTTGGTTATCTTAGCAATCATTTGGACATTCTGTGCTGGCAGTAGTATAGCCATTGCGCTCTTCTCCTATGAAGTAGCAACAGTCATTCCCTTCACCATCCTGTTCCCTTTAATGATGTTTTTTATACTATGTCTCTATGTGCATATGTTCCTCTTGGCTCGATCTCATGCTAAAAAGATTGCCTCACTGCCAACCAGCACAGTCCATCAGAGAACTAACATGAAAGGAGCCATTACACTGACTATTTTCCTTGGagttttcctttgctgttgGGCTCCCTTTGTTCTTCACATCCTCTTAGCAAGGTTTTGCCCTCACAACCCTTACTGTGCCTGCTACATGTCCATTTTCCATGTGAATGGGACGCTCATAATGTGCAACGCAATCATCGACCCCATGATTTTTGCATTCCGAAGCCCAGAATTATGGAACACCTTTAAGAAGATGTTTTGCTGTGCCAGATCAAACTGGAACTGGTAA